The stretch of DNA TACCATTAAGAGCATTAGAAACATTTACAAGTCGAGAAGATGCAGAAAAAGTCCTACATGaaaatagttataaatatctaggaaatatctttatttatttgataaaacataaatattttgatcaattaagaaaattaatagatAATAAAGTCCCATCTATGTTAGAACCAACCTCTGTTGCACCAACAccaatttcaaaatgtttacTGGACATGATTAAACGACCATTagatttaatttcttttttagaaCATGAAGACAATTTTTCTATGCTTGTTTTACAAGAACTTTGTAAAAGTATATTATCTTCTAAAATATCTGATCCAATAAGAATGTTTATCATTCCATCCTTATCCGAATTTGTAGAGTTTCCATATAATCAACTAATAAAATGTATCGATAGAATTGAACTAGAACCAACAATAAGTTTACTTTATTCCATTTTATCTCTGGAATCAAATCGAATTTGTAAGTATACAAAATAATCGACAGtacaattaatgaaaatagaaaagaacattaattaatgaaatttcctcTTTATTACAGCCACATGCAAATCTAAAGAtgttgttattaattatttacaagtTCTTGCATCTATGAGTTCAACTATAATACCATTAACTGtcgaagaaaatatagaacaagGAAGTGATTCGGACTCTGAATCTACTGCAAATATGATTGATCAGGATCAAGCCGATATTTTACACGAATGTATAGAAATGCTAAATGAAGAGCAACGTGTTCAAGGAATACTCTCAGCGGTAGATCGAAGCAAAGATCCAGCTGTATTGCAACCATTGTGCCAACTCTGTCACCATTTGCTAATTACTGACAAATTAGCCATTCATAAGTATAAACTATTATATATGCTCGCTTTTAAGCCAgcatttttaaagaatttatgGTCTGCTCTATTATCGGCTTGTCAAATGTCCCTATTTGGTGGAGCAACCCCTCTCTTACAAATCATATCACGGGGAATTGGTCTTTCTACGGAAGATACGAAAAAAATAGTTCCACTGTTAGCTGTATTTTGTTCACTATTTAGTTTACTTATAGCAACGTTACACGACACggaatttttcattcaagATCAATCTTTAGACATTAACGGACAACAAACGATGCCGTTTACTACTTCAGAACTGGTATTGCTGTCAAGTCATTTAAAAGGCGTTTGCTTAGGTTTAGTAGAGCTTGCATTTCCCGATAGTCGGCCGACCGTACGAGACGATTATAAGAGAGCTGTTCTTGGTCCTTCATGTTCTCTACAAAACCAACAGGATACGCAAATGTGGACgcatttgttcaaagtaacaGTCGGCTTATTACGCCAGCTGCATATGCGAGACTTAAGACGGCAATTTTGTCCAGAAGGGCACTGGATAGCTTCGAATATTGTAATACCAATTGATAAACCTCAAGATTTCACATTTCGCAGACGTAGATTGAGAGGGTATATTCCCTTTCAAGGATTACGAGCGTTCACCCGAGAAGACTTAGAAGAAGGGCCACCTCTTTCCGCAAAAGAAGTTCGAACGTTGACACTCCTTCGCGAAATACCATTTGTTGTGCCGTTTAATAATCGAGTAGTGGCATTTCAATCGTTGATTTATCGAGATAAAACGGAACAACAAGGTGAACTGACGCACTTCATGCAAGGACCGTCGATACAAATATCGGTAAGAAGAAACTACCTCTACGAGGATGCGTTTGAGAAATTGTCACCGGAAAATGAGCCAGAATTGCGATTAAAAATGCGTGTACAGCTTTTTAATACAGCTGGTTTAGAAGAAGCTGGTGTAGACGGTGGTGGTCTGTTTAGAGAATTTTTATCGGAATTGTTAAAAACAAGCTTCGACCCTAACAGAGGCTTTTTCAGGCTTACCAAGGATAACATGCTGTATCCAAATCCTACAGTACAATTATTGGTTGACGATTTCCCGaagcattattattttatcggtAGAATTCTTGGAAAAGCTTTGTACGAGAATTTATTAGTCGAACTTCCGTTCGCAGAATTTTTTCTATCAAAGATCGTTGGACGTCAGTCAGACGTTGATGTTCATCATTTAGCTTCCTTAGATCCGATTATGTATAGGAACCTTTTGTACCTAAAAAGTTACAAAGGCGATGTTGCGGATCTTGGTTTGGATTTCACTGTATTATCGGATGAACTCGGTGAAAGACGAATCGATGAATTAAAACCAGGCGGTGCTAATATTCCTGTTACAAATCATAATCGTATCGAATATATTCATTTGATGGCCGATTATAAGTTAAATAAGCAGATTAGAGCGCAATGTTATGCATTCAAACAAGGTATAGGTAGTGTGATTCCCTTGGATTGGCTTCAAATGTTTAATAATAAGGAGCTGCAGGTTTTGATATCGGGTGCACAAATCCCGGTCGATGTGAACGACTTAAAATTGCATACTAACTACACAGGAGGATATGCCCCTGATCATCCGACAATCATTGCATTTTGGAAAGTTGTTAATGAATTTAACGACCAGCAAAAAGGACAGTTACTCAAATTCGTTACGAGCTGCAGTCGACCGCCTTTACTTGGATTTAAGGTACAAAGCGgttatttcttttttgatGACTAATCGATAGGtacgtgtatatgtatataaatagatggatatacatataaatatatgttgaTTTTTTTCTAGGAACTTGATCCGCCTTTTTGTATTCAACATGCCGGCAGTGTTGATCGCTTGCCGACTTCCAGTACCTGTATGAATCTGTTAAAGCTACCAGAATTTCCAGATGAGAAAACTCTACGCGAAAAACTTTTATATGCGATACAAGCTGGTGCAGGTTTCGAATTGAGTTAAGCTCAATTTTTTCCTAATTTTAAGCAAATTCTTTTAGTTAAATCGATGATACCTGattgtatataaattgtaaacGTAATTAACATTAAGCACGTACTTGAAAACAAACTATGCAAAAGTTGTCATAATTCATTAATGGATAGgtgatttgatgttaattaagtactttaaatataatgtgtttatttataacagCGAGTAAGGACAAAACAGATTTCATTTGAGCCATTTTTCGCCCGCCAGAGGGCAGAATAATTTGAGAAATCTTCGTCGGATCAGGCAATAAACATATAACATTGTAAGGAGGGGCCAATTAATTAGCGGTAACGTCTATTAAGGAGACAACTACGAGTACAGTGAACAAATATGTATTGTTTGTAAAAATACGTTACATTACCCTACAGGATATATACCAACTTAtgtgcatatatgtatacatccATATATACGCACACATATATgcatagatatatatatatatatatacacacacacacaacaCATATTTCATTTGTTATAACTTTTCTGCCCTTGGCCTATAACTGTAAATTgtgtatattttttgtattccATCATAATTACCGGCAACtatatatcaatattaaatatacatgagagaatagaatatatgtatttatgaaTTCGTTAATTTAGTGTAAATAATGAAAAGTCCTGAAGCGTTATATCtacatttattacaaatatgtaatttgaattttacaaataGTGTTCTATGTTTTAATAAAGGTTGTACACAAATAGAGAATAGGCTgtcttaaaatattaaaaatttcaactgaaatttatttaaatgaaatttaattacaattaactgcaaaattaaattgtaCATTAAGGACATTAAATCGTTCACCGGGTCATGTTTTCATACAGCACTCGTCCTTAGATATGTATCTATAAAAATGGTACACATATGTATTTAGTGTTAAAGCTTATGTCATTTGTGTAACATGGCGTCCAAGGAGAGTAGCAATTTTCAAAAAGTTTTGGAGttcaaaatttataaatgCTCCAGTTTTTCCTCATGCTATGTGCCAGAGTAAGCACTTTACTAGTATTTAAACGATTTTCCTTTgaatacattttataattacaaaacaAAAATCAGTTATTACATAGTAATGATTCTCTAACCTAAAACGACGGTTATGTTGAACGATAAGAACCACTATATGTGAAATTATGAAATGAATATTTGCATTAATTACGCCGGATTTTTCGCCaagtattaaaataatattttctttttctttttttagaaatatccTTGTAGATAAACCATCAGATCAGACATCGCGCTGGTCTTCCGATATTGACACTTATCCACAGGTAAACATTGCTTAAAAATAACACGATTTATAATCAAAAGATTGAAAACATTGTTGCGAAATTTATAGAGATATTCAAATTACGagtctttttttaattacgtcaaaaaaatattcgttatTTTATGTCGCTGAaactaatatttcataataaatgTGTACAATAGATAATTTGGATTTTTCAGTTTCTTATATTGAAATTGCGATTTCCCTCGATTGTGAAAACAATTACATTTGGTAAATACGAGAAAACACATGTATGTAACATAAAAAAGTTCAAGATATATGGCAGTTTAGAGCCACAAAACATGATGGAACTTCTAGAAAAGTAAGTATTGAACTTGCAATAGAAAGGAATAATTTTAGgtgtatttatatattgttaATCTATTGTTTACTATCTCTTTCAGTGGTTTAAGAAATGATTCAATATCAGAAACTTTTGATTTGAAGCATATGTtaggaaatgaagaaaattattttccagtTAGGTATATAAAGATTGTTCCATTGCAATCGTGGGGTCCTagttttaatttctctatttgGCATGTACAACTAACTGGTACTGATGATGTTAACATCGTAAAACCTAGTATCGAATGGTTTAATGcggtaaatatataacaatatttaacTAAATGACAATGTCTCTTATGAcaatatgtttatattttaagtattCTACATACTTGTTCTGTACGAATATATTACAGTATCGCCAAAAAGAAGTTATAAGGCTGTGTATGAAACACTTTAGAAAGCTAGAGCAGTCTGAAATTGTAGAAACATTGCAAAGAGTTACTGGTGTTCCACTTGAAGACCCTACATTGACCAGATTATATGATTTATTGGTTATAAAAGGTGACCACTTACAAGCTGAATGCTTCATAAGTAATGCTGTAATGAGTGAGTATTTTTCtcctttatttattgttttatattattctgaCACAATCTTAGAAAGTAATATGATTTATAATACAGTGGGTCTTTTAAATGACTATATCAATGCTCAGACTTATAGAGCAGTTTGGACTAAGTTATCATTCAATGATGGTAAACCAGGAATGAGAGGAGGCCACCAAATGGTCCTTGATCCAATTGCAGAACTTCTATATCTTTTTGGGGGGTGGGATGGCAATCAAGACCTTTCAGATTTGTGGGTGTATAATATAGCTTCTAACAGATGGACCATTATATGTAAAGATACAGAAGCTGTGGTAAGTTgtcaaaagaaaatatatattattctcgATAGAgaatttaaatgttaaattataGGGTGGTCCAAGCGCAAGATCTTGCCATAAAATGTGCCTTGACCCAGATCGCAGGCAACTGTTTACTCTTGGTAAATACTTGGATGCAGAATATagaacaccagaaaatttgaAGAGTGATTTTTTTGTATATGATATTGAATCGAACAAATGGACACAAATATCAGAAGATACGTTCGCCGTAGGAGGACCTCAATTAATTTTCGATCATCAAATGTCTATGGATGTTGAAAAACGGACAATTTACATATTTGGCGGTCGTGTTCTTGTATCCCCAACATGGTAAGTAAAACAATAGCTGCAACTGTATCAGTTGGTGCTCTAATATGTTCATTTATAATCTACAGTTCCGAAGATCACGTTATGATGTCAAGTTCGACTGAACCCACTTTTTCTGGATTGTATTCTTATCATGTACCAACTGGTACCTGGAACAAACTTGCCTGTGACATTGCAAAACCATGTCCTAATGCACCAACTATTAGATCTAGAGCTGGTCATTCTATGTTGTTTCATCCTGTATGTATGCATAATATCCTACGATGTATATTATGGatgtaatataattgaaaaatttcatcctcttACAGGGATTGCGGAGATTATATATTTTCGCAGGTCAGAGAGGTAAAGAGGATCTTAGCGATTTTTTTACGTACGAAGTTGATACAAATCACATTGAACACATATTTAACGATTTCGGTGCTAAAGATTCAAATCATGTTCCGGCGGCTGGATTTACGCAAAGAGCCACTATTGACCCTGAATTGGGAGAAATATATGTTTTATCGGTTTGTatcatataattatttttgttaatcATATCCATAATACAAACAATATCATTAACAGTAGTATTTGAATTCTTTTCTATTCCTATTTATTCAGGGTTTAAGTAAAGACAAAGGTAAAAGATTTGATAGTGTTCAAAATTCTTTTTGGGTGTACAGTATTAAGAACAATAAATGGTCTTGCATTTATCGAAATGACAATGTTGGAGAGAAATATTGGAGTAAAATGCAAGATTATGAACCATGTCCACGATATGCACATCAATTGGTTTATGATCACGTAAAGAAGGtttgttgtatattatttataagaaattattatgtTTGTGCAGTATACAACAATAACgttacgtaatatattattaggTTCACTTTTTATTTGGAGGGAACCCT from Bombus huntii isolate Logan2020A chromosome 3, iyBomHunt1.1, whole genome shotgun sequence encodes:
- the LOC126863856 gene encoding muskelin; protein product: MASKESSNFQKVLEFKIYKCSSFSSCYVPENILVDKPSDQTSRWSSDIDTYPQFLILKLRFPSIVKTITFGKYEKTHVCNIKKFKIYGSLEPQNMMELLENGLRNDSISETFDLKHMLGNEENYFPVRYIKIVPLQSWGPSFNFSIWHVQLTGTDDVNIVKPSIEWFNAYRQKEVIRLCMKHFRKLEQSEIVETLQRVTGVPLEDPTLTRLYDLLVIKGDHLQAECFISNAVMMGLLNDYINAQTYRAVWTKLSFNDGKPGMRGGHQMVLDPIAELLYLFGGWDGNQDLSDLWVYNIASNRWTIICKDTEAVGGPSARSCHKMCLDPDRRQLFTLGKYLDAEYRTPENLKSDFFVYDIESNKWTQISEDTFAVGGPQLIFDHQMSMDVEKRTIYIFGGRVLVSPTCSEDHVMMSSSTEPTFSGLYSYHVPTGTWNKLACDIAKPCPNAPTIRSRAGHSMLFHPGLRRLYIFAGQRGKEDLSDFFTYEVDTNHIEHIFNDFGAKDSNHVPAAGFTQRATIDPELGEIYVLSGLSKDKGKRFDSVQNSFWVYSIKNNKWSCIYRNDNVGEKYWSKMQDYEPCPRYAHQLVYDHVKKVHFLFGGNPGRSCLPNLRLDDFWQLKLCRPSHEQILKGCKLLIRKHKFKELALNNSVEALEYLQTKVSEIIDHNDVEQTKEFQLLTSLLFREQNSLLGEATNSNSSDAVLGNLINMDTSSLCYSTTRDIHSLRTELYDKLTEFFPESSTQPRANLIDLLPL
- the LOC126863846 gene encoding ubiquitin-protein ligase E3C isoform X1, giving the protein MLLKRNRNIMYSFEGDYRRKPQQNLAGASRRDEKSVLLQHAQLERLKREQQRKRHNAALKIQALIRGFIVRKHMKIIKRKEFDEEQQISSRRNLNLDELTIYFQKLLFFYNHTLDASRLVWILQHFLKHQQEIKQKCVNCSEWLWRLRWILRMCMQHNSEALMNGAYSLAIPLRALETFTSREDAEKVLHENSYKYLGNIFIYLIKHKYFDQLRKLIDNKVPSMLEPTSVAPTPISKCLLDMIKRPLDLISFLEHEDNFSMLVLQELCKSILSSKISDPIRMFIIPSLSEFVEFPYNQLIKCIDRIELEPTISLLYSILSLESNRISTCKSKDVVINYLQVLASMSSTIIPLTVEENIEQGSDSDSESTANMIDQDQADILHECIEMLNEEQRVQGILSAVDRSKDPAVLQPLCQLCHHLLITDKLAIHKYKLLYMLAFKPAFLKNLWSALLSACQMSLFGGATPLLQIISRGIGLSTEDTKKIVPLLAVFCSLFSLLIATLHDTEFFIQDQSLDINGQQTMPFTTSELVLLSSHLKGVCLGLVELAFPDSRPTVRDDYKRAVLGPSCSLQNQQDTQMWTHLFKVTVGLLRQLHMRDLRRQFCPEGHWIASNIVIPIDKPQDFTFRRRRLRGYIPFQGLRAFTREDLEEGPPLSAKEVRTLTLLREIPFVVPFNNRVVAFQSLIYRDKTEQQGELTHFMQGPSIQISVRRNYLYEDAFEKLSPENEPELRLKMRVQLFNTAGLEEAGVDGGGLFREFLSELLKTSFDPNRGFFRLTKDNMLYPNPTVQLLVDDFPKHYYFIGRILGKALYENLLVELPFAEFFLSKIVGRQSDVDVHHLASLDPIMYRNLLYLKSYKGDVADLGLDFTVLSDELGERRIDELKPGGANIPVTNHNRIEYIHLMADYKLNKQIRAQCYAFKQGIGSVIPLDWLQMFNNKELQVLISGAQIPVDVNDLKLHTNYTGGYAPDHPTIIAFWKVVNEFNDQQKGQLLKFVTSCSRPPLLGFKELDPPFCIQHAGSVDRLPTSSTCMNLLKLPEFPDEKTLREKLLYAIQAGAGFELS
- the LOC126863846 gene encoding ubiquitin-protein ligase E3C isoform X2 is translated as MLLKRNRNIMYSFEGDYRRKPQQNLAGASRRDEKSVLLQHAQLERLKREQQRKRHNAALKIQALIRGFIVRKHMKIIKRKEFDEEQQISSRRNLNLDELTIYFQKLLFFYNHTLDASRLVWILQHFLKHQQEIKQKCVNCSEWLWRLRWILRMCMQHNSEALMNGAYSLAIPLRALETFTSREDAEKVLHENSYKYLGNIFIYLIKHKYFDQLRKLIDNKVPSMLEPTSVAPTPISKCLLDMIKRPLDLISFLEHEDNFSMLVLQELCKSILSSKISDPIRMFIIPSLSEFVEFPYNQLIKCIDRIELEPTISLLYSILSLESNRISTCKSKDVVINYLQVLASMSSTIIPLTVEENIEQGSDSDSESTANMIDQDQADILHECIEMLNEEQRVQGILSAVDRSKDPAVLQPLCQLCHHLLITDKLAIHKYKLLYMLAFKPAFLKNLWSALLSACQMSLFGGATPLLQIISRGIGLSTEDTKKIVPLLAVFCSLFSLLIATLHDTEFFIQDQSLDINGQQTMPFTTSELVLLSSHLKGVCLGLVELAFPDSRPTVRDDYKRAVLGPSCSLQNQQDTQMWTHLFKVTVGLLRQLHMRDLRRQFCPEGHWIASNIVIPIDKPQDFTFRRRRLRGYIPFQGLRAFTREDLEEGPPLSAKEVRTLTLLREIPFVVPFNNRVVAFQSLIYRDKTEQQGELTHFMQGPSIQISVRRNYLYEDAFEKLSPENEPELRLKMRVQLFNTAGLEEAGVDGGGLFREFLSELLKTSFDPNRGFFRLTKDNMLYPNPTVQLLVDDFPKHYYFIGRILGKALYENLLVELPFAEFFLSKIVGRQSDVDVHHLASLDPIMYRNLLYLKSYKGDVADLGLDFTVLSDELGERRIDELKPGGANIPVTNHNRIEYIHLMADYKLNKQIRAQCYAFKQGIGSVIPLDWLQMFNNKELQVLISGAQIPVDVNDLKLHTNYTGGYAPDHPTIIAFWKVVNEFNDQQKGQLLKFVTSCSRPPLLGFKVQSGYFFFDD